The genomic region CCTTCAGGCGCTTGCCCTCCACAGGCGCAGCAAGGCCCTCCATTGGCAGCGGCGCGAACTGGAGCGGGAACTGGCCCACGCTACCGAGGAGGGGGACCTCGAGGTCGTGCCACAACTGCTCAGGACGCTCCAGGAGGTCCAGTTCGAAGTGACGCGGCTTGAGAACCAGGAAGCCATCATCGAAGGCTTCGGCGTGCTTTCGGGAAGGGTGAAAGGTCCGGCTGCGCGGTAGGAGACACGCCTCAGGCCGCCGCTCATCGCGCTGCCGCGACCTTCTCCCCGGGCGAAGGGACATTGCAGCGTCGACCCAGTCCGCCGCGCCGTAACCCTGGCGGTTAGGGTTTGCGATTGAGGCAGAGCGCGGGGCGGCGAGTGCGTTCACCCTCGCCCAGCTTGCAGGGAGAGGGCAGGGTGAGGGGCGTTAGCTGCGGAGCGCGGCGATGCCCCCCTTTGCGAGTCTCTAAGCGGTTTACATCCCACCTGCCGAAACCCCATACTCAGCGCCCGACGAAAGCGATTCCATGCCTCAGAACGACAATGCTTCCGCCGCGCGCCTGTTCGAAAGCGAAGGCGTTGCCAATCCCCTCGATGTCCTGAAACGCGTCTATGGCTATTCCGCCTTCCGCGGTCAGCAGGGGGACGTCATCGAGCATGTGATGGCGGGAGGCGATGCGGTGGTGCTCTTCCCGACGGGGGCGGGCAAATCGCTCTGCTTTCAAATTCCCGCACTTTGCCGAAACGGCGTTGGCATCGTCGTCTCCCCCCTGATCGCCTTGATGCGCGATCAGGTCGAGGCGTTGAAGCAGCTCGGCATTCGCGCCGCTGCGCTCAATTCCTCCCTGACCCGCGACGAGGCGATCGCGGTCCGCCGTGCGCTTTCGGCGGGCGCGCTCGACCTGCTCTATGTCACGCCGGAGCGCGCCGTCACCGACGGTTTCGCCGAGATGATCAGCGGTATGGAGATTGCGCTGTTCGCGATCGACGAGGCGCATTGCGTCTCGCAGTGGGGCCATGATTTCCGGCCGGAATATCGCGGCCTGGATTGTCTCGCATCGCGCTTTCCCGGAGTGCCGCGCGTCGCACTTACGGCCACGGCGGATGCGCATACGCGCGACGATATCATCGAGCGGCTGGCGCTCACCGGAGCGAAGGTCTTCACGACCAGCTTCGACCGGCCGAACATTGCCTATGAAATCGTCGAGCGTGATCAGCCGCGCCAGCAGCTCCTTCGCTTCCTCTCCCGCTTCAAGGGATCGAGCGGCATCGTCTATTGCCTGTCGCGCGCTAAGGTCGAGGACACGGCGGAATGGCTGAACGCGCAAGGCGTGCGCGCGCTTCCCTATCATGCCGGAATGGACCGCGTCCTGCGAGACGCCCATCAGGACGCCTTCCTGAAGGAGGAGAATCTTTGCCTCGTCGCGACGGTCGCCTTCGGCATGGGAATCGACAAGCCGGATGTCCGCTACGTCGCCCATCTCGATCTGCCGGGCTCGGTCGAAGCCTATTATCAGGAGACCGGGCGCGCGGGTCGGGACGGGTTGCCCTCCGAGGTCTGGATGGCCTATGGCATGGCCGATGTCATCCAGCGTCGGAGGATGATCGACGAGGGCGGTGCAGCGGAGGAGATCAAGCGCATCGAGCGGGCGAAGCTCAATGCGTTGCTTGCAATCTGCGAGACCGTGGGCTGCCGACGGCAGGCGATCCTTGCGCATTTCGGCGAGGCGCATCCCGGCCGCTGCGGCCATTGCGACACCTGCCTGAAGCCGGTCGAGACCTGGGACGGTACCGAAGCCGCAATCAAGGCACTTGCAGCTGTCTATCGGACCGGCGAGCGCTTCGGTGCCGGCCATGTGATCGATGTGCTTATGGGCACGGTCAACGAGAAAACCGAGCGCTTCGGTCATGTCGATATGCCGGTCTTCGGTGCCGGCAAGGACCTGCCGGCACGAACGTGGCAATCGGTGTTCCGGCAGTTGCTCGCCGCCGGCCTCGTCCGGGTTGATCATTCCGCTTTCGGGGCACTCCAGCTCGAGCCGGAGGCCCGCGCCGTCTTCAAACGCGAGCGCCAGGTGTTCTTCCGCAAGGACAGGCCGACCTCGGGCAAGGCCGCCCGAACGGCGAAATCCGGCGCGCAGCGCGAGAGAGCCGATCTCGCCGGCTCCGATCTCGAGCTTTTCGAGCGCCTGCGCGTCGAGCGGTTCTCGATCGCCAAGGAATTGAACGTGCCGCCCTATGTCGTCTTCCCGGATACAACGTTGATCGCACTGGCGAAGCAGCGCCCGCGGGATTTCGATGACCTCCTCGATATTCCCGGTATCGGCGAAAGCAAGCGCGAGCGCTACGGCGAGGCATTCCTGGCCGTCATTGACGGCTATCTAGATGGGTAGGCAGTCTCTACCGGTGCCGCATGCATCGATCGCTCCACGGCTTACTGATCGTTATTTGCAGGCAACTGTCTCGGCTTTTCACGAGAGGCCATAGTAGCCGAGCAGCGCCTTTTCCAGAATTACGCCGCCAGCTTGGAGACCGACGTTCCACGCTCCGGAGGCCGCTTTACCGAGCATTTTACCAACCCATTGACCTACCTTTGGTCCGTACTTCTTATCAGCACCGATCTGCGGTTCACTTGTGATTGCTGCCTCAAGTTCTTTGATGTCGTCTTCGCCAATTCCCTGCCGCATTAATTGCTGACGTAGATCACCGAAATTGCCTTGATTGACTGTGATGTTAACGGTGGCGTTGTCAGCATTGCCAACTACGCCCGCATTGCCGTTGATCGTCGTGTTGAATATCTGATTGACCGTCTTTTCTACGGAAGGCTCCTTCATCGTAATTCCGCCGACTTCACCCGCGTTTGGATATTTCTTTGATAACGCCAACGCGAATTCAAGGACTCGATTGCGAACAGCGTCAACGATACCCAGTACCGATGGAGAGGGAACCTCGCCCCAAAACTGGGAGACGTTATAACTGCTATCAAAGATGCCCTTCCGTTCCAGAACGAGTGCATAATTGTCGAAGTTGACAACCAACGTGTCAGAATCTTTGATTTTATCCTCGCTGATTGTCGCGATCGCCTGGCGGCACTTGAAGGTACCAATGTCGCTGTCCCCTGCTGCCTTAGCCACGAGGGCCTGCGGGACCGGTTGGTTGGTGACG from Sinorhizobium garamanticum harbors:
- the recQ gene encoding DNA helicase RecQ, with product MPQNDNASAARLFESEGVANPLDVLKRVYGYSAFRGQQGDVIEHVMAGGDAVVLFPTGAGKSLCFQIPALCRNGVGIVVSPLIALMRDQVEALKQLGIRAAALNSSLTRDEAIAVRRALSAGALDLLYVTPERAVTDGFAEMISGMEIALFAIDEAHCVSQWGHDFRPEYRGLDCLASRFPGVPRVALTATADAHTRDDIIERLALTGAKVFTTSFDRPNIAYEIVERDQPRQQLLRFLSRFKGSSGIVYCLSRAKVEDTAEWLNAQGVRALPYHAGMDRVLRDAHQDAFLKEENLCLVATVAFGMGIDKPDVRYVAHLDLPGSVEAYYQETGRAGRDGLPSEVWMAYGMADVIQRRRMIDEGGAAEEIKRIERAKLNALLAICETVGCRRQAILAHFGEAHPGRCGHCDTCLKPVETWDGTEAAIKALAAVYRTGERFGAGHVIDVLMGTVNEKTERFGHVDMPVFGAGKDLPARTWQSVFRQLLAAGLVRVDHSAFGALQLEPEARAVFKRERQVFFRKDRPTSGKAARTAKSGAQRERADLAGSDLELFERLRVERFSIAKELNVPPYVVFPDTTLIALAKQRPRDFDDLLDIPGIGESKRERYGEAFLAVIDGYLDG